Proteins found in one Misgurnus anguillicaudatus chromosome 3, ASM2758022v2, whole genome shotgun sequence genomic segment:
- the LOC141349164 gene encoding NACHT, LRR and PYD domains-containing protein 3-like isoform X4, whose protein sequence is MDRSDPSCVSMKSDLSMELPPKLQEHNKLDFGSLNKLQILESPEFICVSMNSDQSLNLPPIQEKGSDFSPDPKCAEVLNTFRSNLQKKFQCLYEGTSMQRNPTLLNEIYTELYITESESGEISNEHEVRQIETQSRRTTTEETPIKCNDIFKPLPEQDKHIRSVLTKGVAGIGKTVSVQKFILDWAEEKENQDVHLIFPLPFREINLMKDKTLSLLDLLHLFFPETKEMEIFSDEYKVLFIFDGLDECRLSLDFHSSVRLCDVSESTSVDVMLTNLIKGNLFPSALIWITSRPAAADLIPSECVDRVTEVRGFSDPQKEEYFRKRIRHKSLAKKIISHLKSSRSLYIMCHIPVFCWISVTVLERILKSKAKRKKIPKTLTEMYTHFLIIQTNIKHQKDYEKKVKDEEMIFKLGKLAFEQLMKGNLIFYDEDLRDCGIDVSEASVYSGLCTQIFREEFGLYQGKVYCFVHLSIQEHLAALYVLYSFLLYKRDLLNECLPSEHQFTCDTISDLHQRAVDKSLQSENGHLDLFLRFLLGLSLESNQKLLQDLLKHKEKISWSKEKTVDYIKTRIRLNPKPDKSINLFHSLNELGDQSLVNEVQKYIQSGNLSNNKLSSSQWSAVVFILLTSEQLDVFELSKYTNRDFNKDHEDHMTSDEVLQKLLPVVEASRSAVLTDCELSEKSCSGLTSVLTSKSSCLRELNLIYNDIRDSGVKLLSDGLKNPNCKLEKLKLKCCGVTDEGCAALASALRSNTHLRDLDLSDNEQIRDSGVKLICDGLKNPNCKLEKLKLCSCDVTDEGCAALASALKSNPSHLRDLDLSDNNLSDSGKKLLSDLKEDSHYKLETLK, encoded by the exons ATGGACAGATCCGACCCCAGCTGTGTGTCCATGAAGAGTGACTTGTCTATGGAGCTTCCTCCTAAGTTACAGGAACACAATAAACTTGACTTTGG GAGTCTCAACAAACTTCAAATATTAGAGTCACCAGAATTCATCTGTGTGTCCATGAACAGTGACCAGTCATTGAATCTTCCACCTATTCAGGAGAAAGGTTCAGATTTTAG CCCTGACCCTAAATGTGCTGAAGTCTTGAACACATTCAGATCAAATCTACAGAAGAAGTTTCAGTGTTTGTATGAGGGAACATCAATGCAGAGAAACCCAACACTACTGAATGAGATCTACACAGAGCTTTACATCACAGAGAGTGAAAGTGGAGAGATCAGTAATGAACATGAAgtgagacagattgagacacaatccagaagaacaacaacagaggagacaccaatcaaatgtaatgacatctttaaacctttacctgaacaagacaaacacatcagaagtgtgctgacaaagggagtcgctggcattggaaaaacagtctctgtacagaagttcattctggactgggctgaagagaaagagaatcaggacgtccacctcatatttccacttcctttcagagagatcaatttgatgaaggacaaaacactcagtcttttagatcttcttcatcttttcttcccagagacaaaagaaatggaaatcttcagtgatgaatataaagtgttgttcatctttgatggtttggatgagtgtcgtctgtctctggattttcacagcagtgtgaggttgtgtgatgtaagtgaatcaacctcagtggacgtgatgctgacaaacctcatcaaggggaatctgtttccctctgctctcatctggatcacctccagaccagcagcagctgatctcatcccctctgagtgtgttgatcgagtcacagaggtacgaggcttcagtgatccacagaaggaggaatacttcaggaagagaatcagaCATAAGAGTTTGGCCAAGAAAATCATCTCACACCTGAAGTCATCCAGGAGTctctacatcatgtgtcacatcccagtcttctgctggatttcagtcACTGTTCTAGAGAGAATATTGAAGAGTAAAGCAAAGAGAAAAAAGATTCCCAAGACTCTCACtgaaatgtacacacacttcctgatcattcagacaaacatcaaacatcagaagGACTATGAGAAGAAAGTGAAAGATGAAGAGATGATCTTTAAACTGGGTAAACTGGCGTTTGAGCAGCTTATGAAAGGCAATCTGATCTTCTATGATGAAGACCTGAGAGATTGTGGCATTGATGTATCAGAAGCATCAGTTTACTCAGGATTGTGtactcagatcttcagagaggagtttggttTGTATCAGGGGAAAGTTTACTGCTTTGTTCATCTGAGCATTCAGGAACATCTAGCAGCTCTATATGTGCTGTATTCATTCCTGTTATATAAGAGGGATCTACTCAATGAATGTTTACCGTCAGAACATCAGTTCACATGTGACACAATATCAGATCTGCATCAGAGAGCTGTGGATAAATCTCTACAGAGTGAGAATggacatctggatcttttcCTCAGATTTCTTCTGGGTCTCTCACTGGAGTCCAATCAGAAACTTCTGCAGGATCTTctgaaacacaaagagaaaatcTCCTGGAGCAAAGAGAAAACTGTTGACTACATTAAAACCAGAATAAGATTGAATCCCAAACCAGATAAATCCATCAATCTGTTTCACTCTTTAAATGAACTGGGTGATCAGTCTCTTGTGAATGAAGTCCAGAAGTATATACAGTCTGGAAATCTTTCAAACAACAAACTCTCCTCTTCTCAGTGGTCAGCAGTGGTTTTCATTTTGCTGACATCAGAGCAGTTAGATGTGTTTGAGTTGAGTAAATACACAAACAGAGACTTCAACAAAGATCACGAAGATCACATGACATCAGATGAAGTTCTTCAGAAGCTGCTGCCTGTGGTTGAAGCATCAAGATCAGCTGT GCTTACTGATTGTGAACTGTCAGAGAAAAGCTGTTCTGGTCTGACTTCAGTACTAACTTCAAAATCTTCATGTCTAAGAGAACTGAATCTGATTTATAATGATataagagattcaggagtgaagctgctcTCTGATGGACTGAAGAATCCAaactgtaaactggagaaacTGAA gttgaagTGTTGTGGtgtcacagatgaaggttgtgcagctttggcttcagctctgagatcaaacacACATCTGAGAGATCTGGATCTGTCTGATAATGAACAAataagagattcaggagtgaagctgatctgtGATGGACTGAAGAATCCAaactgtaaactggagaaacTGAA gttgtgtAGTTGTGAtgtcacagatgaaggttgtgcagctttggcttcagctctgaaatcaaacccatcacatctGAGAGATCTGGATCTGTCTGATAATAATCTAAGTGATTCAGGAAAGAAGCTGCTCTCAGATTTAAAGGAGGATTCACATTATAAACTAGAGACACTGAAGTAA
- the LOC141349164 gene encoding protein NLRC3-like isoform X1: MDRSDPSCVSMKSDRSIDPPPKLEEHNDLDFGSLNKLQILESPEFICVSMNSDQSLNLPPIQEKGSDFSPDPKCAEVLNTFRSNLQKKFQCLYEGTSMQRNPTLLNEIYTELYITESESGEISNEHEVRQIETQSRRTTTEETPIKCNDIFKPLPEQDKHIRSVLTKGVAGIGKTVSVQKFILDWAEEKENQDVHLIFPLPFREINLMKDKTLSLLDLLHLFFPETKEMEIFSDEYKVLFIFDGLDECRLSLDFHSSVRLCDVSESTSVDVMLTNLIKGNLFPSALIWITSRPAAADLIPSECVDRVTEVRGFSDPQKEEYFRKRIRHKSLAKKIISHLKSSRSLYIMCHIPVFCWISVTVLERILKSKAKRKKIPKTLTEMYTHFLIIQTNIKHQKDYEKKVKDEEMIFKLGKLAFEQLMKGNLIFYDEDLRDCGIDVSEASVYSGLCTQIFREEFGLYQGKVYCFVHLSIQEHLAALYVLYSFLLYKRDLLNECLPSEHQFTCDTISDLHQRAVDKSLQSENGHLDLFLRFLLGLSLESNQKLLQDLLKHKEKISWSKEKTVDYIKTRIRLNPKPDKSINLFHSLNELGDQSLVNEVQKYIQSGNLSNNKLSSSQWSAVVFILLTSEQLDVFELSKYTNRDFNKDHEDHMTSDEVLQKLLPVVEASRSAVLTDCELSEKSCSGLTSVLTSKSSCLRELNLIYNDIRDSGVKLLSDGLKNPNCKLEKLK, from the exons ATGGACAGATCAGACCCCAGCTGTGTGTCCATGAAGAGTGACCGGTCTATAGATCCTCCACCTAAGTTAGAGGAACACAATGATCTTGACTTTGG GAGTCTCAACAAACTTCAAATATTAGAGTCACCAGAATTCATCTGTGTGTCCATGAACAGTGACCAGTCATTGAATCTTCCACCTATTCAGGAGAAAGGTTCAGATTTTAG CCCTGACCCTAAATGTGCTGAAGTCTTGAACACATTCAGATCAAATCTACAGAAGAAGTTTCAGTGTTTGTATGAGGGAACATCAATGCAGAGAAACCCAACACTACTGAATGAGATCTACACAGAGCTTTACATCACAGAGAGTGAAAGTGGAGAGATCAGTAATGAACATGAAgtgagacagattgagacacaatccagaagaacaacaacagaggagacaccaatcaaatgtaatgacatctttaaacctttacctgaacaagacaaacacatcagaagtgtgctgacaaagggagtcgctggcattggaaaaacagtctctgtacagaagttcattctggactgggctgaagagaaagagaatcaggacgtccacctcatatttccacttcctttcagagagatcaatttgatgaaggacaaaacactcagtcttttagatcttcttcatcttttcttcccagagacaaaagaaatggaaatcttcagtgatgaatataaagtgttgttcatctttgatggtttggatgagtgtcgtctgtctctggattttcacagcagtgtgaggttgtgtgatgtaagtgaatcaacctcagtggacgtgatgctgacaaacctcatcaaggggaatctgtttccctctgctctcatctggatcacctccagaccagcagcagctgatctcatcccctctgagtgtgttgatcgagtcacagaggtacgaggcttcagtgatccacagaaggaggaatacttcaggaagagaatcagaCATAAGAGTTTGGCCAAGAAAATCATCTCACACCTGAAGTCATCCAGGAGTctctacatcatgtgtcacatcccagtcttctgctggatttcagtcACTGTTCTAGAGAGAATATTGAAGAGTAAAGCAAAGAGAAAAAAGATTCCCAAGACTCTCACtgaaatgtacacacacttcctgatcattcagacaaacatcaaacatcagaagGACTATGAGAAGAAAGTGAAAGATGAAGAGATGATCTTTAAACTGGGTAAACTGGCGTTTGAGCAGCTTATGAAAGGCAATCTGATCTTCTATGATGAAGACCTGAGAGATTGTGGCATTGATGTATCAGAAGCATCAGTTTACTCAGGATTGTGtactcagatcttcagagaggagtttggttTGTATCAGGGGAAAGTTTACTGCTTTGTTCATCTGAGCATTCAGGAACATCTAGCAGCTCTATATGTGCTGTATTCATTCCTGTTATATAAGAGGGATCTACTCAATGAATGTTTACCGTCAGAACATCAGTTCACATGTGACACAATATCAGATCTGCATCAGAGAGCTGTGGATAAATCTCTACAGAGTGAGAATggacatctggatcttttcCTCAGATTTCTTCTGGGTCTCTCACTGGAGTCCAATCAGAAACTTCTGCAGGATCTTctgaaacacaaagagaaaatcTCCTGGAGCAAAGAGAAAACTGTTGACTACATTAAAACCAGAATAAGATTGAATCCCAAACCAGATAAATCCATCAATCTGTTTCACTCTTTAAATGAACTGGGTGATCAGTCTCTTGTGAATGAAGTCCAGAAGTATATACAGTCTGGAAATCTTTCAAACAACAAACTCTCCTCTTCTCAGTGGTCAGCAGTGGTTTTCATTTTGCTGACATCAGAGCAGTTAGATGTGTTTGAGTTGAGTAAATACACAAACAGAGACTTCAACAAAGATCACGAAGATCACATGACATCAGATGAAGTTCTTCAGAAGCTGCTGCCTGTGGTTGAAGCATCAAGATCAGCTGT GCTTACTGATTGTGAACTGTCAGAGAAAAGCTGTTCTGGTCTGACTTCAGTACTAACTTCAAAATCTTCATGTCTAAGAGAACTGAATCTGATTTATAATGATataagagattcaggagtgaagctgctcTCTGATGGACTGAAGAATCCAaactgtaaactggagaaacTGAAGTAA
- the LOC141349164 gene encoding protein NLRC3-like isoform X3, which yields MDRSDPSCVSMKSDRSIDPPPKLEEHNDLDFGPDPKCAEVLNTFRSNLQKKFQCLYEGTSMQRNPTLLNEIYTELYITESESGEISNEHEVRQIETQSRRTTTEETPIKCNDIFKPLPEQDKHIRSVLTKGVAGIGKTVSVQKFILDWAEEKENQDVHLIFPLPFREINLMKDKTLSLLDLLHLFFPETKEMEIFSDEYKVLFIFDGLDECRLSLDFHSSVRLCDVSESTSVDVMLTNLIKGNLFPSALIWITSRPAAADLIPSECVDRVTEVRGFSDPQKEEYFRKRIRHKSLAKKIISHLKSSRSLYIMCHIPVFCWISVTVLERILKSKAKRKKIPKTLTEMYTHFLIIQTNIKHQKDYEKKVKDEEMIFKLGKLAFEQLMKGNLIFYDEDLRDCGIDVSEASVYSGLCTQIFREEFGLYQGKVYCFVHLSIQEHLAALYVLYSFLLYKRDLLNECLPSEHQFTCDTISDLHQRAVDKSLQSENGHLDLFLRFLLGLSLESNQKLLQDLLKHKEKISWSKEKTVDYIKTRIRLNPKPDKSINLFHSLNELGDQSLVNEVQKYIQSGNLSNNKLSSSQWSAVVFILLTSEQLDVFELSKYTNRDFNKDHEDHMTSDEVLQKLLPVVEASRSAVLTDCELSEKSCSGLTSVLTSKSSCLRELNLIYNDIRDSGVKLLSDGLKNPNCKLEKLK from the exons ATGGACAGATCAGACCCCAGCTGTGTGTCCATGAAGAGTGACCGGTCTATAGATCCTCCACCTAAGTTAGAGGAACACAATGATCTTGACTTTGG CCCTGACCCTAAATGTGCTGAAGTCTTGAACACATTCAGATCAAATCTACAGAAGAAGTTTCAGTGTTTGTATGAGGGAACATCAATGCAGAGAAACCCAACACTACTGAATGAGATCTACACAGAGCTTTACATCACAGAGAGTGAAAGTGGAGAGATCAGTAATGAACATGAAgtgagacagattgagacacaatccagaagaacaacaacagaggagacaccaatcaaatgtaatgacatctttaaacctttacctgaacaagacaaacacatcagaagtgtgctgacaaagggagtcgctggcattggaaaaacagtctctgtacagaagttcattctggactgggctgaagagaaagagaatcaggacgtccacctcatatttccacttcctttcagagagatcaatttgatgaaggacaaaacactcagtcttttagatcttcttcatcttttcttcccagagacaaaagaaatggaaatcttcagtgatgaatataaagtgttgttcatctttgatggtttggatgagtgtcgtctgtctctggattttcacagcagtgtgaggttgtgtgatgtaagtgaatcaacctcagtggacgtgatgctgacaaacctcatcaaggggaatctgtttccctctgctctcatctggatcacctccagaccagcagcagctgatctcatcccctctgagtgtgttgatcgagtcacagaggtacgaggcttcagtgatccacagaaggaggaatacttcaggaagagaatcagaCATAAGAGTTTGGCCAAGAAAATCATCTCACACCTGAAGTCATCCAGGAGTctctacatcatgtgtcacatcccagtcttctgctggatttcagtcACTGTTCTAGAGAGAATATTGAAGAGTAAAGCAAAGAGAAAAAAGATTCCCAAGACTCTCACtgaaatgtacacacacttcctgatcattcagacaaacatcaaacatcagaagGACTATGAGAAGAAAGTGAAAGATGAAGAGATGATCTTTAAACTGGGTAAACTGGCGTTTGAGCAGCTTATGAAAGGCAATCTGATCTTCTATGATGAAGACCTGAGAGATTGTGGCATTGATGTATCAGAAGCATCAGTTTACTCAGGATTGTGtactcagatcttcagagaggagtttggttTGTATCAGGGGAAAGTTTACTGCTTTGTTCATCTGAGCATTCAGGAACATCTAGCAGCTCTATATGTGCTGTATTCATTCCTGTTATATAAGAGGGATCTACTCAATGAATGTTTACCGTCAGAACATCAGTTCACATGTGACACAATATCAGATCTGCATCAGAGAGCTGTGGATAAATCTCTACAGAGTGAGAATggacatctggatcttttcCTCAGATTTCTTCTGGGTCTCTCACTGGAGTCCAATCAGAAACTTCTGCAGGATCTTctgaaacacaaagagaaaatcTCCTGGAGCAAAGAGAAAACTGTTGACTACATTAAAACCAGAATAAGATTGAATCCCAAACCAGATAAATCCATCAATCTGTTTCACTCTTTAAATGAACTGGGTGATCAGTCTCTTGTGAATGAAGTCCAGAAGTATATACAGTCTGGAAATCTTTCAAACAACAAACTCTCCTCTTCTCAGTGGTCAGCAGTGGTTTTCATTTTGCTGACATCAGAGCAGTTAGATGTGTTTGAGTTGAGTAAATACACAAACAGAGACTTCAACAAAGATCACGAAGATCACATGACATCAGATGAAGTTCTTCAGAAGCTGCTGCCTGTGGTTGAAGCATCAAGATCAGCTGT GCTTACTGATTGTGAACTGTCAGAGAAAAGCTGTTCTGGTCTGACTTCAGTACTAACTTCAAAATCTTCATGTCTAAGAGAACTGAATCTGATTTATAATGATataagagattcaggagtgaagctgctcTCTGATGGACTGAAGAATCCAaactgtaaactggagaaacTGAAGTAA
- the LOC141349164 gene encoding protein NLRC3-like isoform X2 — translation MDRSDPSCVSMKSDLSMELPPKLQEHNKLDFGPDPKCAEVLNTFRSNLQKKFQCLYEGTSMQRNPTLLNEIYTELYITESESGEISNEHEVRQIETQSRRTTTEETPIKCNDIFKPLPEQDKHIRSVLTKGVAGIGKTVSVQKFILDWAEEKENQDVHLIFPLPFREINLMKDKTLSLLDLLHLFFPETKEMEIFSDEYKVLFIFDGLDECRLSLDFHSSVRLCDVSESTSVDVMLTNLIKGNLFPSALIWITSRPAAADLIPSECVDRVTEVRGFSDPQKEEYFRKRIRHKSLAKKIISHLKSSRSLYIMCHIPVFCWISVTVLERILKSKAKRKKIPKTLTEMYTHFLIIQTNIKHQKDYEKKVKDEEMIFKLGKLAFEQLMKGNLIFYDEDLRDCGIDVSEASVYSGLCTQIFREEFGLYQGKVYCFVHLSIQEHLAALYVLYSFLLYKRDLLNECLPSEHQFTCDTISDLHQRAVDKSLQSENGHLDLFLRFLLGLSLESNQKLLQDLLKHKEKISWSKEKTVDYIKTRIRLNPKPDKSINLFHSLNELGDQSLVNEVQKYIQSGNLSNNKLSSSQWSAVVFILLTSEQLDVFELSKYTNRDFNKDHEDHMTSDEVLQKLLPVVEASRSAVLTDCELSEKSCSGLTSVLTSKSSCLRELNLIYNDIRDSGVKLLSDGLKNPNCKLEKLK, via the exons ATGGACAGATCCGACCCCAGCTGTGTGTCCATGAAGAGTGACTTGTCTATGGAGCTTCCTCCTAAGTTACAGGAACACAATAAACTTGACTTTGG CCCTGACCCTAAATGTGCTGAAGTCTTGAACACATTCAGATCAAATCTACAGAAGAAGTTTCAGTGTTTGTATGAGGGAACATCAATGCAGAGAAACCCAACACTACTGAATGAGATCTACACAGAGCTTTACATCACAGAGAGTGAAAGTGGAGAGATCAGTAATGAACATGAAgtgagacagattgagacacaatccagaagaacaacaacagaggagacaccaatcaaatgtaatgacatctttaaacctttacctgaacaagacaaacacatcagaagtgtgctgacaaagggagtcgctggcattggaaaaacagtctctgtacagaagttcattctggactgggctgaagagaaagagaatcaggacgtccacctcatatttccacttcctttcagagagatcaatttgatgaaggacaaaacactcagtcttttagatcttcttcatcttttcttcccagagacaaaagaaatggaaatcttcagtgatgaatataaagtgttgttcatctttgatggtttggatgagtgtcgtctgtctctggattttcacagcagtgtgaggttgtgtgatgtaagtgaatcaacctcagtggacgtgatgctgacaaacctcatcaaggggaatctgtttccctctgctctcatctggatcacctccagaccagcagcagctgatctcatcccctctgagtgtgttgatcgagtcacagaggtacgaggcttcagtgatccacagaaggaggaatacttcaggaagagaatcagaCATAAGAGTTTGGCCAAGAAAATCATCTCACACCTGAAGTCATCCAGGAGTctctacatcatgtgtcacatcccagtcttctgctggatttcagtcACTGTTCTAGAGAGAATATTGAAGAGTAAAGCAAAGAGAAAAAAGATTCCCAAGACTCTCACtgaaatgtacacacacttcctgatcattcagacaaacatcaaacatcagaagGACTATGAGAAGAAAGTGAAAGATGAAGAGATGATCTTTAAACTGGGTAAACTGGCGTTTGAGCAGCTTATGAAAGGCAATCTGATCTTCTATGATGAAGACCTGAGAGATTGTGGCATTGATGTATCAGAAGCATCAGTTTACTCAGGATTGTGtactcagatcttcagagaggagtttggttTGTATCAGGGGAAAGTTTACTGCTTTGTTCATCTGAGCATTCAGGAACATCTAGCAGCTCTATATGTGCTGTATTCATTCCTGTTATATAAGAGGGATCTACTCAATGAATGTTTACCGTCAGAACATCAGTTCACATGTGACACAATATCAGATCTGCATCAGAGAGCTGTGGATAAATCTCTACAGAGTGAGAATggacatctggatcttttcCTCAGATTTCTTCTGGGTCTCTCACTGGAGTCCAATCAGAAACTTCTGCAGGATCTTctgaaacacaaagagaaaatcTCCTGGAGCAAAGAGAAAACTGTTGACTACATTAAAACCAGAATAAGATTGAATCCCAAACCAGATAAATCCATCAATCTGTTTCACTCTTTAAATGAACTGGGTGATCAGTCTCTTGTGAATGAAGTCCAGAAGTATATACAGTCTGGAAATCTTTCAAACAACAAACTCTCCTCTTCTCAGTGGTCAGCAGTGGTTTTCATTTTGCTGACATCAGAGCAGTTAGATGTGTTTGAGTTGAGTAAATACACAAACAGAGACTTCAACAAAGATCACGAAGATCACATGACATCAGATGAAGTTCTTCAGAAGCTGCTGCCTGTGGTTGAAGCATCAAGATCAGCTGT GCTTACTGATTGTGAACTGTCAGAGAAAAGCTGTTCTGGTCTGACTTCAGTACTAACTTCAAAATCTTCATGTCTAAGAGAACTGAATCTGATTTATAATGATataagagattcaggagtgaagctgctcTCTGATGGACTGAAGAATCCAaactgtaaactggagaaacTGAAGTAA